DNA sequence from the Halichoerus grypus chromosome 8, mHalGry1.hap1.1, whole genome shotgun sequence genome:
CGGACTTCTGGCATGCTCCTGATTCATTCCATCAAaagtacttactgagcacctactatgtatagAACACTGCTAGACTCTGGGGCTACTGTGGTGAGAAAACAGACGCAGCCCTTGACCTCATGAAGTTTCGGCTTTGCAATCCCTGTTCCTCTACCTAATGGAAACAAACCCCTTCCCTCTCAGGCTGCTTTTACCCTCCAGCCCGCCTACTGCTGGCCTACAGCTGTCTCATTCAGTCACACTGTTTATTGACCACAGCAACTGTCGCACAGTGTTCTTCAGCTCAAGATCCTCCAATTGTCAAGGAAGGATAAACGTTTATGAGTAACTGTGACCCCTCATCTCTGAAGAGGGGTCACCTCTGTCACTCGGTTCCATGGCAAGATCACAGATCTTATCTGCTCCTAAATATACTAAACTTAACTATACTCTCAGataatttttctccttctggtTATTCAAAACCTGCCATAATACCTACACTTCAGCCCTCACTGAAATCTTCAAATCTGTGACTTATTTTCTCGatagtttattttcctcttcctggtCTCACTTCCTTCCAACGTGCCTATAGCTGTTCCCCTAAACCTCTCTTATGCCTGCATTTCTGCCACATGTGCCATGTTAATTTTTAACCTTAGGCCACACTGTTGATTCTATTATTTTctggccatttcttttttgttaatcTTTCTTCCTCATTTCAATTTTTGTAGTTTGACTTCTGAGTCCCATATGTCACTAACCCAGACAGTGCTTTTGAACTCTAAACTCACacattcaaaacaaaatattttcatcctcACCCAACATATCTAAAATAATCTTCCCATCCCTCACCTTACTATTCTTCTAATTCCATATTTCTCTCCCAGTTAATGGTATTCATCCAGTCACCCAAGCCCAAATCCCAGGAGTCATtttcatgatttcactcattctttttcattcaacTATTCTAGGGACACACAATTATCTGTATGGGTGGACGTGTGCACATGTGTCCATACCTACATACGACTTTCAACAGAGTGTCAGGGAAAGCCTCACTGATGAAACTGagcaaaaaaactgaagaaggcAAGGAAGCAGGTTATGCAGATAAACGGGGAAGCGCATACCAGGCGAGGACACAGCCAGCACCAAGGCCTGAAGACAGGAGCGTGCCGGGTGTATCCGGGAAGAGGCAGGCAGCCAGTGCGCCTGCAGCGGAGTGAGCCAGAGGAAAGAGTAGATGAGGGAAGGCAGATCATGGGAGTCAAGGCCACTAGGTCATTAGAAAGACCCTGGCTTTTACTCAGGTGAGGGAGAGAGCCACCAGCAGTAAGTAGGAGGCTAATGCAGTCATCCAGGTGACAGATGGTGATGGCCTGGATCATGGTGGCTGCAACGGAGGTGGTTAGGAGtaaatattctggatatattttcttAGTCTCAGGATCTGCAGACACACTGCATGTGGGTATCAGAGAAAAAGAGCAGTTGAAGATATCTCCAAAGGTTTTGACCTGAGCAGATGGGGAAAGTTACAAGTGAGCAAGTTAGAAAGGATAccaggagttcagttttggacaagTTAAGATTAAAATACCTATTAGAACCAAGTGGCCATGTCAAGTAGGCAATTAGACATATGAATCTGGCATTTGGATTTAGGAGACAGAAGGAAATACACAGTATTTAAAGCCATAAGAATGGCTAATTTCACCATGAAGGGGAGTGTAGATAGAGAACAGAAGCTGACCAAGGACTTACTTAGCTTTGGGCCCTCCAATGCTAAGTTGTTGGAGAGAAGAAAACGAACACTGAGAACGGAGGACTGGTGGGGTGGGAAGAAAACTAAGGGAGTATGACTCCCAGAAACCAAGATAGGAAAGTATGTTTAGGGGGAGAGTGAACTATCATATCCCTGGCAGGGACTGGCAGCAGGTCAAGGAAAGTGAGGACTAAAAACTGACCACTGGAACAACAATGGAGATCACTGATGATCTTGACAAGCAGTAATTACAGCACAGATTTAATCAACAATTCTTTTAACAAGCATTGCTGTAAGGGGAGCAATGAGGCTTAGCTAGAGGTAGAAGTTAAGGCAAAGTTTCTCTAGGGTGAGAGAAATACCACCATGTTCATACACTGATAGGgatgactgagaaagaaaaactgatgcAGGACAGAGGGGGACAACTGCAGGAATACATCTTTGAGTAGCAAACATGGGATCTAGCACACCAATGAAGAAAACAGCCTTAAATACAAGTTGTACAACCAAAACGATTTACTTATTAATCATCTCTCCCAACACTGAAGCTTAAGTTCCACAAGGACAAagacttttgtctgttttgtttactgctatagcctagaacagtgcttgacacataacAGGCATGCAATggagtgggtatttaccccaaagatacaaatgtagtgatctgaaggggcacctgcaccccagtgtttatagcagcaatgtccacaatagccaaactatggaaagagcccagatgtccactgacagatgaagatgaatggataaagaagatatggtatatatacacaatggaatattacacagccatcaaaaaatgaaatcttgccatttacaatgacgtggatggaactagagggcattatgctaagtgaaataagtcaatcagagaaagacaattatatctcactcatatgcagaatttaagaaacaaaacaggagatcataggggaagagaggaaaaataaaacaagatgaaaccagagagggagacaaaccataagagactcttaatcataggaaacaaactgagggttgcttgaggggAGGGAGAttgagggatggggtaactgggtgatggacattaagacgGGCatgtgatggggcgcctgggtggctcagttgttaagcgtctgccttcggctcaggtcatgatccgggggtcctgggatggatccctgcatcaggctccctgctcggcggggagcctgcttctccctctcccactccctctgcttgtgttccctctctcgctgtgtctctctctgtcaaataaataaataaaaatctttaaaaaaaaaaaaagaagaagggcaTGTGAGGTAATGAGCACGGGGTATTAtataagaccgatgaatcacatatctgcacctctgaaaccaataatacatcttaattaagtgaatttaaataaaaatgtttaaaaaaataaagcaaatatacttcaatagaaatactttttttgacgacaaaaaaaaaaaaagagtgaagaagaggagaaagtacAAATACAGGTGACTTTTTTGATAAGTTTTCCTACACGAAGTGCAGAAAAATGCAGCAAAAGCTGGAAGGAGATGTGAgatgaaatgatttttcttacGTGGAGTATATTACAGCATGTTTGTCAGAGCTGATGGAAATGATCCTGTAGAGAAGGAAAATTTGATGATATATGAGACAGAAGATAAGAACAGAGTGAAATCAGTGAATAAAAGGGAACGGGATCTGCTGTTGGACTGGAAAAACTGTCTCAAATAGGAGCATGGACAGTTCATTTTGAACAGTAAAGGCAGAGTTTATGGGCATCTATGGTGGTGAAAGGGCTGATAGAAATGGTAAGCGGGAACAGGTGAGGTTTTTCTTTGCTTCGACtttctcaaatatatacataagtttATCAACTGAACATAAGGAATAGATAGCACATACTGGAGAACTGGAGGTCTGGAAGATGAGAACTGCCTTAGAGTGTAGGAGAATGAATATCTAGGGAAACGCGGAATATGtgtaaatgaaaaactgaaacacTTTAGGTTAGTGGACATGAATTCAAAGTGACACCATTTACCACGGTTCCGTTGTTCTCCAGCCACTTTTGGCTGCCCTGAGGGCACGTGTGGAATAAGAAAGAGTTTTAACCAGGCTGGTTAACAAGCAAgtgtgaaggaggaggaaaagaataaggaaaaatagaTGATTAAATCTAAAATGGATAAGGAGGGAAGTCAAAAGTGTGTTAGTAAAAAGTCGTTGTAGTAGGATCGAAGGTTGTAGTAGGATCGAAGAGTTGTTGGAACCGGGGTTCTCAATTACCCCTCAAAAGCCTTGGTCAAGGCCACGTAAGTGAATGCTAAGATAAGCTCTTCATTCCCGCAATCCTTTTCCCGGGAAGTGTGGGTCAAACCTCTCAGTATCCCTAAATCACGTCCCCTCTGCCTTTGTCAAGAGAGCTTTTATAGAAGCGAAAAGTGCGGCTCCCAGTAGCTGCTCGTCCCGGATCTCCCCCTACCTCCAGAGTTTAGGGCCGACCTATCTCCGCGAGCAGTCCCTCCCAAACTCACTGTTGGTACCTGTGTTGGGCGTCGCTAACCGCCGGCGAAGAATTTCTTTCCAGTCCATGGCTGACTCCCGCGCAACAGCTTCTGCATTTGCTGTTTACTAACCGCTCCACCCCCTACTAGCTCAGACTGCAATCACCGCCCAACCCCGTAAAGGTCAGGAACGCTCAACCGCCATCTTGGACTTGGGCGGAAGTCGGCTAACCAGGCAAAAACCCATTACAGCTACTGCGGCGAATACAGCGATCGTGTTAACAGCGAGGAAAGCCGACATGAAACAGATGGAAGAATGATCCTCTGTAAGGCAGCGCCCAACTTCACCAAGTCCAATTTTAAAGGTGCAGGATAAGGAAGCCCccgtttttatttctttaacttggGACTTTGGCGCGTACCACGTGATTCAGGAGTCCTATGGCGTTTCCGGCCCGAGGAAGAGATTTTTTTGCTTCacaatttcttttcattgctcaCTGCGGATATCTAAAGGCCCTAAAGTTTCCCTGAACATAGCAGACGTTTTCAACAGCCCCTTTTGCCACTAACATCTTCAAAATTGTCTTTTTATCGTTGTCAGGCCTGGCGGAACGCCTCCGTGAGGTTCAGCCACGCCCCGGCGCCGGGGCCCTCGCGGTGCATTGTGGGCGCGGTAGTTCGGCCGTGCTTATGGTTGCCTTAAGCGTGAGTGCTGAGGTGAGTTGAATCGAGTGAACTTCGTTTATGATCGGTCGGTACACGGCCAGCACTGCCCTTCGTGGACCTTCCTTCCTTACCTGAATTGTCAGTTCggctctctccccacctcccccgcccTCATATCATCACCTGACGCGTTTGGCGGCCTGGGAGGATTGTTATGCCGGCCCAGGGTCGCTAGATTTTGGCTTTCGTCGTTGTCCATGCTGCTCCTAGGTCTGGGTTTGGGGACACCTGGTAGCCGTTTTCGACTTTGCGTCCCTCCTTCAGCAAGGCTCCCATGGGATCCTAACTCTTTTTCAAGGGCTGTTGTGATCCACGCGAATCAAACTGGACGGACCTCCTTGTGCTTTTTCCTCAGGTTCACAGATTGGAATATATCAGGCACCGGAGGATTCCTGCCCCGTCCCCGGGTTCTGAGACTTGCGACCGAGGTCGGATGTCCCCGGATGGTTGTTAATGGAGAGAACTCAGCAGGCTTCGTTGTATTAAGTAGCCTCAAAAGCAGATCCTTGATTTGTCTGTGAGAAACTGAAAATCATCTTTTAAGAAGTTGTGCTTCGATTCTCCGCCCACACTCCCAATTCCTTAATTATGCTGCAGAAGTAGGGGCTTTTTTAAACATCTCTCTATCTGGTGCTGATCTCACTGCATGATGACTTTCTGTTTCACTGGTATTCGAAGCTTTCCTAAGCTTTGGAAGAACAACCCATATCTTGGCCTAAGCCCAGGACactcttatctctctctctttctcaaagacTGTTACGGCATCTGGAACCAACAGAAGTGGTTTTCTCTTAAAACAGTGTCTGCACAAAATACTAAAGCAGTGAATCTGCTGACTGCCAAGGCCAGATATCTCAGGAAAGGAGATGAAGGCAGTAATAAGCAAGTTTCTTCTGATTCCCATCTTTTTGCAGCTGGAGCGGCTAAGAAGAGATCAGAGATGAATCCTCATAAGGAAGATCGTGCCTTGCCACCTGTGAGGAACCCTATTCAACTCCCAACAAAACCTTTGAATTCAGAAGAGTGGGATAAACTCAAGGAAGATTTCAAAGGAAAGGCTAAATTTGAAAGTTGGATCATTTCTCAAATGGCCCACTCCCATAGCTCTGTAGATGTGGCCAAATCTCTGTTAGCTTGGGTAGCTGCAAAAAACAATGGTATTGTAGGCTATGATTTGCTGGTCAGGTATTTGTATCTCTGCGTCTTTCATAAGCAGACATCGGAAGTTATTGATGTCTATGAGATCATGAAAGCCAGATACAAGAGATTAGAATCTGAAGGGTATACTCTCCTCATCCAGGGATTAGTCCACTCAGACAGATGGAAAGAGGCCTTGCTGCTGTTAGAGGATGTCAAAAAAGTCATGATCCCTTCAAGAAAGAACTACAATGACTGTATAGAGGGAGCCCTTCTTCATCAAGATGTAAACCTAGCTTGGAATTTGTATCAGGAATtgttaggtcatgatcttattcCTATGCTGAAAACTTTAAAGGCATTCTTTGATTttggaaaaaacataaaagatgaTCAGTATTCAAACAAGCTACTTGACATTCTTTTGTATCTAAGAAATAATCAACTGTATCCTGAGGAATCATTTGCACAGAGTATAAAAACATGGTTTGAGAGGTAATTTTGAtctttatatgtatgtttttattttaatacgtCTACCTAAAAGCAGCCacctcctttttttgttgttgctgagaATTACTCTATTCagattatatttctttccttctctcggATTTGTTTGCCTTTAAAGACAaaattttgggacgcctgggtggctcattctgttaagcatctgccttcagctcaggtcatgatcccagggtcctgggatcgagtcccgcatccggctccttgctcagcggggagcctgcttctccctctgccttccactccccctgcttgggctctctcgctctctctctggcaaataaaatccttaatttttttttaaaaaattaaaaaaaataaaattaaagacaaaattttctttctctttaaaaaaagtagtagCATAAACAAGTTCTATTCTCCGTCACATTAAAGGGAAATTATCAAGCACTTgtatgttttcatgtattttttttctttgtggaaggATCATCTGTTTTTTCCTGAGGTGTACGGTATGTACTTACAAGTAGCACTTGTGGCTGGAGTTCATAGCAAGAAAACTGGAGCTGTCTTTGGGTCGTATTAGTATTTAAGAAGTTCTTCTGAAACCTAGTGACTGGTATCTGTTTAATCTATGCATTTCATTAACTTGGATGGTTAGAGCAGATGGGGGACCCTGATCAGACATGATATGCAAgtgttaaaaatggaaaatctcaTTGTTCCAGTTCATTTTGGATCTTTCCATCATCCAGCTGCTCTCTCCAAggctctctgctttctctttgcttttattcATGTTAGTGGCTCTGTGCCTATTTATtgcttcagtcttttttttttttttaagattttatttatttatttgacagagagagagacagcaagagagggaacacaagcaggggaagagggagagggagaagcaggctccccaccgagcagggagcccaatgcggggtttgatcccaggaccctgggatcatgacccgagccgaaggcagacgcttaacgactgagccacccaggtgcccctattgctTCAGtcttttattcacttatttcttCACCACTAATTTGTTTCAGGCTCTTTTCCTAAAAacttattccttttctctttttctcatttcaattaTATATTCTCTTTACAGATCTTTGAAATAGCAACCATGcttaattatcttatttaacaaatttattgaatattactGGAGGGGCTAGGTTGTGAAAATCTTGAATGCCAGGGATTTTGGATTTTACTCTGTTACCTTGGagtagagttttatttatttatttatttatttaaaagattttatttatttgagagagagagacacagtgagagagggaacacaagcagggggagtgggagagggagaagcagacttccccacagagcagggagcccgatgcgagcctcgatcccaggaccctgggatcatgacgtgagccgaaggcagacgcttaacgactgagccacccaggtgccgctggAGTAGAGTTTTAGAAAGGTAACTgccaacacacacagacacacacacacacaaaggttgGAGAGGGATTAAGATTGGAAATAAGATCTATTTGGAAGCAATTGTAGGTTTGAAAGAGAGATGATGAGATCTTGAGTTAAGAActagggaaggagagaaggcaaTTGAATCAATAGAAGCTGATAGTAGTCTGtgtaagagaaaggaaagggtaaGTTGATTGAGCAAAAAAATCAAGTAGTTTTGAATGCCTCCATTTGGCTAGGCCCTGTGGGTGTTTGGTGATATAAGATCTATTATGATGGCATTCACAACCTAATTGGGAATATAATACTTGACAGTTTATAGTAGTGCATAAGAAGATAGTATAAGGGAAGAAATTACTTTGGGGAGAAACAATCTCTGGTAGCTCTATGGAGAAGGTTAGAGTTGAGTTTGATTTATAGGTTACACTATTAATGTCAGCTACTGGGTCCCCTGTAGGCAGATTTAGATGTGAAGATGAAGATTGGATGACCAAAGGAGAagtgaagggaag
Encoded proteins:
- the PRORP gene encoding mitochondrial ribonuclease P catalytic subunit isoform X2, yielding MMTFCFTGIRSFPKLWKNNPYLGLSPGHSYLSLFLKDCYGIWNQQKWFSLKTVSAQNTKAVNLLTAKARYLRKGDEGSNKQVSSDSHLFAAGAAKKRSEMNPHKEDRALPPVRNPIQLPTKPLNSEEWDKLKEDFKGKAKFESWIISQMAHSHSSVDVAKSLLAWVAAKNNGIVGYDLLVRYLYLCVFHKQTSEVIDVYEIMKARYKRLESEGYTLLIQGLVHSDRWKEALLLLEDVKKVMIPSRKNYNDCIEGALLHQDVNLAWNLYQELLGHDLIPMLKTLKAFFDFGKNIKDDQYSNKLLDILLYLRNNQLYPEESFAQSIKTWFESVPGEQWKGQFTTVKESGQCLGCGKTMESIHLSPEEYEFLKGKIMRDVIDGGDQYKKTTPQELERFQNFVKCCPPFDIVIDGLNVAKTFPKARESQVLLDVVSQLAKRNVQLLVLGRKHMLTQHLRWRKDEMKKVQKQARCFFADNISEDDPFLLYATLHSGNHCKFITKDLMRDHKACLRDAKTQRLFFKWQQGHQLAIINRVAGSKITFQFRFLQIQGMSLV
- the PRORP gene encoding mitochondrial ribonuclease P catalytic subunit isoform X1, translated to MMTFCFTGIRSFPKLWKNNPYLGLSPGHSYLSLFLKDCYGIWNQQKWFSLKTVSAQNTKAVNLLTAKARYLRKGDEGSNKQVSSDSHLFAAGAAKKRSEMNPHKEDRALPPVRNPIQLPTKPLNSEEWDKLKEDFKGKAKFESWIISQMAHSHSSVDVAKSLLAWVAAKNNGIVGYDLLVRYLYLCVFHKQTSEVIDVYEIMKARYKRLESEGYTLLIQGLVHSDRWKEALLLLEDVKKVMIPSRKNYNDCIEGALLHQDVNLAWNLYQELLGHDLIPMLKTLKAFFDFGKNIKDDQYSNKLLDILLYLRNNQLYPEESFAQSIKTWFESVPGEQWKGQFTTVKESGQCLGCGKTMESIHLSPEEYEFLKGKIMRDVIDGGDQYKKTTPQELERFQNFVKCCPPFDIVIDGLNVAKTFPKARESQVLLDVVSQLAKRNVQLLVLGRKHMLTQHLRWRKDEMKKVQKQARCFFADNISEDDPFLLYATLHSGNHCKFITKDLMRDHKACLRDAKTQRLFFKWQQGHQLAIINRVAGSKITFQHIPCYNTVVQTTGDSWHIPYDENTVERYSYEVPTKWLCLHRKT